In Rhizobium sp. WSM4643, the following are encoded in one genomic region:
- the leuA gene encoding 2-isopropylmalate synthase, translating to MDAKTQSSENKMASKSGTNSAKGMPDAAVKYRAYPQVNIPDRTWPTKTITKAPVWCSVDLRDGNQALVDPMGHDRKARMFHLLIEMGFKEIEIGFPSASQTDFDFARWCVEEGNVPDDVSLQVLVQCRPELITRTFEALEGANRPIVHFYNSTSELQRRVVFAKDVQGIKQIAVDAAKMITDMAAKAGGGYRFEYSPESFTGTELDVALEICNAVIEVVKPTPDNKLIINLPSTVEMATPNVYADQIEWMCRNLDNRENLIVSLHPHNDRGTGIAAAELALLAGADRVEGTLFGNGERTGNVDMVTMALNMFTQGVDPEIDCSNIERIKEVFEYSNQMAIGERHPYVGELVYTAFSGSHQDAINKGMKAAQVANHPVWEVPYLPIDPRDVGRSYEAIIRINSQSGKGGIAYILQQDYGLNLPRNLQVEYREDIQRITDVEGKELPSRRIYDRFIERYVTQPEGRLRFVDHHTYPDTEHKGQRIVAAEITDNGEIKRIEGRGNGPIDGFINALSHYLGIEMSVEDYSEHSLQHGSNAAAISYVETSYPGGKLFGAGINTNIVAASLEAIVSAANRVLDVKAGKA from the coding sequence ATGGACGCGAAGACGCAATCCTCCGAAAATAAGATGGCCTCCAAGAGCGGAACGAACTCCGCAAAAGGCATGCCCGACGCCGCGGTAAAATACCGGGCCTATCCGCAGGTGAACATTCCCGATCGCACATGGCCGACGAAGACCATTACCAAGGCACCGGTCTGGTGCTCGGTCGACCTGCGCGATGGCAACCAGGCGCTCGTCGACCCGATGGGACACGATCGCAAGGCGCGGATGTTCCATTTGCTGATCGAGATGGGCTTCAAGGAAATCGAGATCGGTTTCCCCTCGGCCTCGCAGACCGATTTCGACTTCGCCCGCTGGTGTGTGGAGGAGGGCAATGTGCCCGACGACGTCTCCCTGCAGGTATTGGTGCAGTGCCGCCCGGAACTCATTACCCGCACCTTCGAAGCACTGGAAGGCGCAAATCGGCCGATCGTGCACTTCTACAACTCCACCAGCGAGTTGCAGCGCCGCGTCGTCTTCGCCAAGGATGTGCAGGGCATCAAGCAGATCGCCGTCGATGCCGCCAAGATGATCACCGATATGGCCGCGAAGGCCGGCGGCGGTTACCGTTTCGAATATTCGCCGGAGAGCTTTACCGGCACGGAACTCGATGTGGCGCTGGAGATCTGCAACGCCGTCATCGAGGTCGTCAAGCCGACGCCCGATAACAAGCTGATCATCAACCTGCCATCCACCGTCGAGATGGCGACGCCGAACGTCTACGCCGACCAGATCGAATGGATGTGTCGCAACCTCGACAATCGCGAGAACCTGATCGTTTCGCTGCATCCGCATAACGACCGCGGCACCGGCATTGCCGCTGCCGAATTGGCTCTGCTGGCAGGTGCCGACCGCGTCGAAGGCACGCTGTTCGGCAATGGCGAGCGCACCGGCAATGTCGACATGGTGACGATGGCGCTGAACATGTTCACGCAAGGCGTCGATCCCGAGATCGACTGCTCGAATATCGAGCGCATCAAGGAAGTGTTCGAATATTCGAACCAGATGGCGATCGGCGAGCGTCATCCCTACGTCGGCGAACTGGTCTATACGGCCTTCTCCGGCTCGCATCAGGATGCGATCAACAAGGGTATGAAGGCAGCACAGGTCGCCAATCATCCCGTGTGGGAGGTCCCGTACCTGCCGATCGATCCGCGCGATGTCGGTCGTTCCTACGAGGCGATCATCCGCATCAACTCTCAGTCCGGCAAGGGCGGCATCGCCTATATCCTGCAGCAGGATTACGGGCTGAACCTGCCGCGTAACCTGCAGGTGGAATACCGCGAGGATATCCAGCGCATCACCGACGTAGAGGGCAAGGAGCTTCCGTCCCGGCGCATCTACGACCGCTTCATCGAGCGCTACGTGACGCAGCCGGAAGGGCGCCTGCGCTTCGTCGACCATCACACCTATCCCGACACCGAGCACAAAGGTCAGCGGATCGTCGCAGCCGAGATTACCGACAATGGGGAGATCAAGCGCATCGAAGGGCGCGGTAACGGTCCGATCGACGGCTTCATCAATGCGCTGTCGCATTATCTCGGCATTGAGATGTCGGTCGAGGACTATTCTGAGCATTCGCTCCAGCATGGCTCGAACGCGGCGGCGATCTCCTATGTCGAGACCTCCTATCCCGGCGGCAAACTCTTCGGCGCCGGCATCAATACCAACATCGTCGCGGCATCGCTGGAAGCGATCGTCTCGGCCGCCAACCGCGTGCTCGACGTGAAGGCCGGCAAGGCCTGA
- a CDS encoding benzoate/H(+) symporter BenE family transporter, producing MRHSRSSSPVMLKDFSVQALFMGLLTAFVGSASSFAVVLHGLQAVGATDVQAASGLMALSISMGVCAIVLSAVTRLPVSIAWSTPGAALLASTGAIEGGFNAAVGAFLICAVLIIVAGLFKPLGRAVAAIPAPLANAMLAGVLIGLCFAPVKAIGFNPLFGLPIVVAWIVVGVFKRLWAVPAALAAFALVLAFGVDIPDGALGSLEQSLVPTAEIVRPVFNLAGLISIALPLFIVTMASQNIPGIAVLKVNHYDPKPGPLFAVTGFFSLLSAPFGGHAVNLAAITAAMCAGQDAHADPKRRYWASLIAGVGYIILGLLAGAVTAFVALAPSILIEAVAGLALVGAFSSSAMSAFQAPASREAAAITFLVTASGVSFGGISGAFWGLIAGGLMLALSRLVKIWKDRAQSR from the coding sequence ATGCGCCATTCGCGCAGCTCGAGTCCCGTCATGCTCAAAGACTTTTCCGTCCAAGCCCTGTTCATGGGCCTGCTGACCGCCTTCGTCGGTTCCGCCAGCTCCTTCGCCGTTGTGCTGCACGGGTTGCAGGCGGTCGGCGCCACGGATGTACAGGCGGCTTCCGGGCTCATGGCATTGTCGATTTCCATGGGCGTCTGCGCGATCGTGTTGAGTGCCGTGACCCGGTTGCCGGTCAGCATCGCCTGGTCGACACCGGGTGCCGCACTGCTGGCAAGCACCGGGGCGATCGAGGGCGGCTTCAACGCGGCGGTCGGGGCATTTCTGATCTGTGCTGTGCTGATTATCGTTGCGGGACTGTTCAAGCCGCTCGGGCGAGCGGTTGCCGCGATTCCGGCACCACTCGCCAATGCGATGCTTGCCGGCGTGCTGATCGGCCTCTGCTTCGCACCGGTGAAGGCGATCGGCTTCAATCCGCTGTTCGGTCTGCCGATCGTCGTCGCCTGGATCGTCGTCGGCGTCTTCAAGCGGCTTTGGGCGGTGCCGGCAGCACTCGCAGCCTTCGCGCTGGTGCTCGCCTTCGGCGTCGATATCCCCGACGGTGCGCTCGGCTCGCTGGAACAATCACTGGTGCCAACGGCGGAAATCGTCCGGCCGGTGTTCAATTTGGCCGGCCTCATCTCGATCGCGCTGCCGCTCTTCATCGTCACCATGGCTTCGCAGAACATTCCGGGTATCGCGGTGCTGAAGGTCAACCACTACGATCCGAAGCCCGGTCCGCTCTTTGCCGTCACCGGCTTCTTCTCGCTGCTGTCGGCGCCGTTCGGCGGCCACGCGGTCAATCTGGCGGCCATCACCGCGGCGATGTGCGCCGGACAGGATGCCCATGCCGACCCGAAGCGGCGCTATTGGGCGTCGCTGATCGCCGGCGTCGGTTATATCATCCTCGGGCTGCTTGCCGGCGCGGTGACGGCCTTCGTCGCGCTGGCGCCTTCGATCCTGATCGAGGCGGTAGCGGGGCTGGCGCTGGTCGGCGCCTTTTCGTCCTCGGCGATGTCGGCCTTCCAGGCGCCAGCCTCCCGTGAGGCGGCGGCAATCACCTTCCTCGTCACCGCATCCGGGGTTTCCTTCGGCGGCATTTCCGGCGCCTTCTGGGGCCTGATCGCGGGTGGGCTGATGCTGGCGCTGTCGCGGCTGGTGAAGATTTGGAAAGACCGAGCTCAGTCGAGGTAA